Proteins co-encoded in one Alphaproteobacteria bacterium genomic window:
- a CDS encoding flagellar basal body rod protein → MIDASKIALTGLNAAERRLSVSAHNTANATTPNFTSQRVVQSSVVEGGVRTDVVNVESEGVSLEEEAIEQNLSTYTYKANLKVLKVQQELDQALLDINA, encoded by the coding sequence ATGATTGACGCATCGAAAATTGCACTGACGGGTTTGAACGCTGCGGAGCGCCGCTTGTCGGTGAGCGCTCATAACACGGCAAATGCGACCACGCCGAATTTTACATCACAGCGCGTGGTGCAGTCTTCGGTGGTGGAAGGTGGCGTGCGTACCGATGTGGTGAATGTTGAGAGCGAAGGCGTATCGCTGGAAGAAGAAGCGATTGAGCAGAACCTCTCAACCTATACCTATAAGGCGAACCTTAAGGTTCTAAAAGTTCAACAAGAACTCGACCAAGCTCTCCTCGACATCAACGCCTAA
- the ddpX gene encoding D-alanyl-D-alanine dipeptidase produces MLVEITEKEYGVKIDLRYATSDNFTGEPVYRADAKCLLHPEAAEKLKVAIALAKAQGLGFIVFDAYRPTEAQWKLWNHTPDPSFLADPNKGSPHSRGTAIDLNLTKDGVELDMGTAFDAFTPLSHHGNMEISAEAQKNRLLLMGIMTTAGYDFYRNEWWHYQLFNSRNYELYSDAQAGNLVMPR; encoded by the coding sequence ATGCTCGTTGAGATTACCGAGAAAGAATACGGCGTAAAAATTGATTTGCGTTACGCTACGTCAGATAATTTTACAGGCGAACCCGTTTACCGCGCCGACGCAAAGTGCCTACTGCACCCTGAAGCTGCCGAGAAATTGAAAGTGGCTATTGCATTGGCGAAGGCACAAGGTTTGGGATTTATTGTGTTCGACGCGTATCGCCCCACCGAGGCACAGTGGAAACTCTGGAACCATACGCCTGACCCAAGTTTTCTGGCCGACCCTAACAAAGGTTCTCCCCATTCACGTGGTACGGCGATTGATTTGAATTTGACCAAGGACGGCGTGGAGCTCGACATGGGTACGGCGTTTGACGCCTTCACGCCACTATCCCACCATGGAAACATGGAAATCTCAGCCGAGGCGCAGAAAAACCGCCTATTGCTCATGGGCATCATGACGACCGCAGGCTATGACTTCTACCGCAATGAATGGTGGCATTATCAATTGTTTAACAGCCGTAATTACGAGCTATATAGCGATGCGCAGGCTGGCAATTTAGTCATGCCCAGATAG
- a CDS encoding 1-acyl-sn-glycerol-3-phosphate acyltransferase, producing the protein MKEIQSPYKLRIILRATLLFVWTIFWLIPVFVMWLLRSQSIRRWLVHMHLKGVVSILSLKVKVVGELSTKRPLLLVANHASYADIFIIGSKLPVSFTPKREIRSWPVIGFMAVLADCVFVERKPSQMQEAREEMLEKLDMGKVVCIFPEGTTNDGLNVKPFKSGFFSLAENYNLPVQPVTISYTHINDQLIPDTLRDHVAWVGEATFFGHFLRLMGYQSITATMHFHPPQLLEDFEDRKALSGACQVMVQTQHAKTLADAR; encoded by the coding sequence GTGAAAGAAATCCAATCACCGTATAAGTTGCGTATCATACTGCGTGCGACACTCCTTTTTGTATGGACCATTTTCTGGCTTATCCCCGTATTTGTGATGTGGTTGCTGCGTAGCCAGTCGATTCGCCGTTGGTTGGTGCATATGCATCTCAAAGGTGTCGTAAGTATTCTTTCACTAAAAGTAAAAGTGGTGGGCGAGCTGTCAACCAAGCGTCCGCTTTTGTTGGTAGCCAATCACGCAAGCTATGCAGATATATTTATCATAGGCAGCAAGCTGCCTGTTTCTTTCACTCCCAAACGTGAAATCCGTTCTTGGCCTGTCATTGGTTTTATGGCCGTGCTAGCCGATTGCGTATTCGTGGAGCGTAAGCCCAGCCAAATGCAAGAGGCGCGCGAAGAGATGCTCGAAAAGCTCGATATGGGCAAAGTGGTGTGTATTTTCCCTGAAGGTACTACGAATGATGGCCTCAATGTGAAGCCATTCAAAAGCGGCTTCTTTAGCTTGGCTGAAAATTATAATCTGCCCGTGCAGCCTGTGACCATCAGCTACACGCACATCAATGACCAACTCATTCCCGACACGCTGCGTGACCACGTGGCATGGGTAGGGGAGGCGACGTTTTTTGGCCATTTCTTGCGGTTGATGGGCTACCAGTCCATCACCGCGACGATGCATTTTCACCCACCGCAATTGCTGGAAGATTTCGAAGACCGCAAGGCACTTAGCGGTGCGTGTCAGGTGATGGTTCAAACCCAACATGCAAAGACCTTGGCCGATGCTCGTTGA
- a CDS encoding GNAT family N-acetyltransferase has product MTFDPVFEPIVQGNLVVRLAESEAEVHAAQRLRYRVFCEEMGASANQEVRTQKRDFDQYDPACHHVLVLDNSRSGDEKIVGTYRLLTRTNMKQIGNFYTQGEYNIDKLIDHQGEIMELGRSCVEIPYRTRPVIQLLWKGIGAFVTAKDVKLLFGCASFAGTDPKAHQLALAYLHHFHLAPEDIRPRALDQYYTNINLMAKEAIDPRSALNQLPTLIKGYLRLGGYIGDGAVVDYAFNTTDVSIVVRMDSIGEKYANKYQAGA; this is encoded by the coding sequence ATGACCTTTGACCCTGTCTTTGAACCCATTGTGCAAGGTAACCTTGTGGTGCGTCTTGCTGAAAGTGAAGCAGAAGTTCATGCTGCGCAGCGCTTGCGTTATCGCGTGTTCTGCGAAGAAATGGGTGCGAGTGCCAATCAAGAAGTGCGCACACAAAAGCGTGACTTCGATCAATACGATCCGGCCTGCCACCATGTGCTAGTGCTGGATAATTCGCGCAGTGGTGACGAGAAAATCGTGGGAACATACCGCCTACTGACGCGCACTAACATGAAGCAGATCGGTAATTTTTACACGCAAGGCGAATATAATATCGACAAGCTGATCGACCATCAGGGCGAAATTATGGAGCTTGGGCGTAGCTGCGTGGAAATTCCCTATCGTACTCGCCCCGTCATTCAGTTGCTATGGAAGGGTATTGGCGCGTTCGTAACAGCAAAAGATGTTAAGCTATTATTCGGTTGTGCAAGTTTTGCGGGTACGGACCCTAAAGCCCACCAGCTTGCACTGGCGTACCTGCATCATTTTCATCTCGCGCCAGAGGATATTCGTCCGCGCGCACTTGACCAGTATTACACCAACATCAATCTCATGGCGAAAGAGGCGATTGATCCGCGCAGTGCGCTCAATCAACTGCCAACGCTTATCAAAGGCTATCTTCGTCTTGGCGGGTATATTGGTGACGGTGCCGTAGTCGATTACGCATTCAACACAACTGACGTATCCATCGTGGTGCGTATGGATAGTATCGGTGAAAAATACGCCAACAAATATCAGGCCGGGGCGTAA
- a CDS encoding transcriptional repressor: protein MTRLRAMPSNLEKKCIEKGLKMTGQRRTIARALSDSHDHPDVELLYQRAVKLDANISIATVYRTVKLLEESGIIERHDFGDGRSRYEEMSEEHHDHLIDLKSGQVIEFSNEEIEKLQVRIAKELGYKLVDHRLELYCVPLESK, encoded by the coding sequence ATGACTAGACTGCGCGCCATGCCTTCAAATCTTGAGAAGAAATGTATCGAAAAAGGCCTGAAAATGACAGGTCAACGCCGCACTATTGCGCGTGCGCTTAGCGATTCTCATGACCACCCCGATGTTGAGCTGCTCTATCAACGCGCCGTGAAATTGGACGCGAATATCAGTATTGCCACCGTTTACCGCACGGTGAAGCTGCTGGAAGAATCAGGAATTATCGAGCGCCATGATTTTGGTGATGGTCGCTCACGTTACGAAGAAATGTCGGAAGAACATCACGACCACCTGATTGATTTGAAATCAGGGCAGGTGATTGAGTTCAGCAATGAAGAAATCGAGAAACTACAGGTACGCATAGCAAAAGAGCTGGGCTACAAGCTGGTAGATCACCGCTTGGAGCTTTACTGCGTACCACTGGAAAGCAAATAA
- the nadC gene encoding carboxylating nicotinate-nucleotide diphosphorylase, producing MQRTFDIQAFLMSALQEDIGSGDITSAVVIPEQASGNYGFRAREDLVVAGSIFVPMLFSLLDERCKVELKVAEGDLIEAGATIATIEGPVRAILAGERVALNILQHLSGIALITRAYVNAVAGTGAKIVDTRKTLPGWRELQKYAVRCGGGHNHRMGLYDAVLIKDNHLAIAGSVEAAVKTAKQNVPFSSRVEVECDTLKQVEEAVAAGADIVLLDNMDNATLSKAVAIAKPKNVMTEASGNVSLETVQAIAKTGVDVISVGRLTHSVRAVDIGLDAA from the coding sequence ATGCAACGGACATTCGATATTCAGGCATTTTTGATGAGTGCATTGCAAGAAGATATCGGCAGTGGCGATATCACCAGTGCGGTGGTTATCCCTGAGCAAGCCTCTGGAAACTATGGTTTTCGTGCCCGTGAAGACTTAGTCGTGGCAGGCAGCATTTTCGTGCCCATGCTTTTCAGCTTGCTCGATGAGCGCTGTAAAGTTGAGCTTAAAGTTGCTGAAGGTGACTTGATTGAAGCAGGCGCAACCATCGCCACGATTGAAGGGCCAGTGCGCGCCATTCTAGCGGGTGAGCGCGTGGCGCTTAATATCTTGCAGCATCTTTCAGGTATCGCACTCATTACACGCGCTTATGTGAATGCGGTGGCGGGAACAGGTGCAAAGATTGTCGATACGCGTAAGACATTACCAGGCTGGCGCGAGTTACAGAAATATGCCGTGCGCTGCGGCGGTGGCCATAATCACCGTATGGGACTTTACGACGCGGTGCTCATCAAAGATAACCACCTCGCCATTGCGGGTAGCGTCGAAGCTGCCGTCAAAACAGCAAAACAGAACGTACCATTTTCAAGTCGTGTGGAAGTAGAGTGCGACACGCTCAAACAAGTGGAAGAAGCCGTAGCCGCCGGTGCTGATATTGTGCTGCTCGATAACATGGATAATGCAACCTTAAGCAAGGCAGTCGCGATTGCTAAGCCAAAGAATGTAATGACCGAGGCATCGGGCAATGTATCGCTCGAAACGGTTCAAGCCATCGCCAAAACAGGGGTGGATGTGATATCGGTAGGCCGCCTCACGCATTCTGTACGCGCTGTGGATATCGGCTTGGATGCTGCATAG
- the sdhA gene encoding succinate dehydrogenase flavoprotein subunit, with protein MAANSYPVIHHAFDVLIIGSGGAGLRAAIAASTGNLRVAVVSKVQPQRSHTMAAQGGISAALGNRGTDDWRWHMYDTVRGSDWLGDQDAIARLCEKAPEAIRELADWGVPFTRDENGNIYQRPYGGQTVEYGKGPAYRACAAEDRTGQAIMQTLIHKAKSQPVTFFSEFFALDLLMENGVCQGIVAWDMATGTFHAFQAQLTILATGGYGQVYNSTTAAHTCTGDGNAMVLRAGLPLMDMEFVQFHPTGLYGTGILITEGARGEGAFLVNANGERFMNRYAPQTKDLASRDVIARSMLREIQEGRGCGTKRDHLHIDMRHLSEETWETKLPYIDSLVKMVLKLDPRKDLIPVVPTVHYTMGGIPTNVENQVMNAQGERVKGLMAIGEAACNSIHGANRLGCNSLLDLMVFGKDAGVWANEHLTPGAALPTLKKTTIDAALKWFDSIITMNGHLPASSMRKQIQETMSTCAPIFRTEDIMVVGAKQLQTLAQRCHESLGLKDKSLVWNNELVGALETKNLLLQAIATMRAALERKESRGAHYREDYPARDDVHWLKHSLVGVEVKGASHYNTREVRKPETPEAPYFEPEARVY; from the coding sequence ATGGCTGCCAATAGCTATCCTGTCATCCACCACGCGTTTGATGTGCTGATTATCGGCTCGGGCGGCGCTGGCTTGCGTGCGGCAATTGCCGCAAGCACTGGCAATCTGCGTGTTGCTGTTGTTTCTAAAGTACAGCCGCAACGCAGCCATACCATGGCGGCGCAGGGCGGCATTTCGGCGGCATTAGGTAATCGCGGCACAGATGACTGGCGTTGGCATATGTATGATACGGTGCGCGGTTCTGACTGGCTCGGCGACCAAGATGCCATTGCCCGCTTATGCGAAAAAGCGCCCGAGGCAATTCGCGAATTGGCAGATTGGGGCGTTCCTTTCACGCGTGATGAAAATGGCAATATCTATCAACGCCCTTATGGTGGACAAACAGTGGAATATGGCAAAGGTCCTGCTTATCGCGCGTGCGCGGCGGAAGACCGCACAGGCCAAGCCATCATGCAAACGCTGATTCACAAGGCTAAATCTCAACCTGTTACCTTCTTTAGCGAATTTTTTGCGCTCGATCTATTGATGGAAAACGGCGTTTGTCAGGGCATTGTTGCATGGGATATGGCTACGGGCACGTTCCATGCGTTCCAAGCACAGCTTACTATCTTGGCGACTGGTGGTTATGGGCAGGTCTATAACTCGACCACCGCAGCACATACCTGCACAGGTGATGGCAATGCGATGGTCTTGCGCGCAGGCCTGCCTTTGATGGATATGGAATTCGTGCAGTTCCACCCTACGGGGCTTTACGGCACAGGCATTCTGATTACCGAAGGCGCGCGCGGCGAAGGCGCATTCCTTGTGAATGCGAATGGCGAACGCTTCATGAATCGCTACGCTCCGCAAACGAAAGACCTCGCTAGCCGCGACGTCATTGCACGCTCCATGCTGCGTGAGATTCAAGAAGGGCGAGGATGTGGCACGAAACGTGACCATCTACATATCGACATGCGACATCTGAGCGAAGAGACATGGGAAACGAAATTACCCTATATTGATTCGCTAGTGAAAATGGTGCTCAAGCTCGACCCGCGCAAAGACCTGATACCCGTTGTTCCAACCGTGCATTACACGATGGGCGGCATTCCGACTAATGTTGAAAATCAGGTGATGAATGCGCAAGGCGAGCGCGTAAAAGGCTTAATGGCAATTGGTGAAGCTGCGTGTAATTCGATTCATGGCGCGAATCGCTTAGGCTGTAATTCCCTGCTCGACTTAATGGTGTTCGGCAAGGATGCGGGCGTGTGGGCGAATGAGCACCTTACCCCCGGCGCAGCACTGCCAACTCTTAAAAAAACAACGATCGACGCCGCGCTAAAATGGTTCGATAGCATCATCACTATGAATGGGCATTTACCTGCCAGCTCCATGCGCAAACAAATTCAAGAAACCATGAGCACATGCGCTCCTATTTTCCGCACTGAAGATATTATGGTGGTGGGCGCAAAGCAGCTACAGACCCTAGCACAGCGTTGCCACGAATCGCTCGGACTCAAGGATAAATCCCTTGTGTGGAATAACGAGTTGGTCGGCGCGCTTGAAACGAAAAATCTGTTACTGCAAGCGATTGCAACTATGCGCGCAGCGCTGGAGCGCAAGGAAAGTCGCGGCGCGCATTACCGCGAAGATTACCCTGCGCGTGATGATGTGCACTGGCTAAAGCATAGTTTAGTGGGCGTTGAGGTAAAAGGCGCTTCGCATTACAATACGCGCGAGGTGCGCAAGCCCGAAACCCCTGAAGCACCTTATTTCGAGCCAGAGGCGAGAGTGTATTAA
- the nadA gene encoding quinolinate synthase NadA → MDYEAEIKRLKTEMNAVILAHYYQEDDIQDIADFIGDSLQLAQEAQKTTADVIVFCGVKFMAEGAKILNPDKLVLLPDLKAGCSLEISCPPDRFAAFKAKYPDHIVVTYINCSAEIKALSDIIVTSSNAEKIINQLPKDQKIIFAPDKFLGSYLNKKTGRNMVLWDGSCMVHERFSERELIKLKTHHPKAHVIAHPECPEALLNHADFIGSTSALLKFTQARIGEEFLVMTEAGIIHQMEKNAQGSKFYPVPSALDGGACVACNTCEFMKMNTIEKLYACMRDKSPSLEMTAAQITAAKKPLLRMLEMSV, encoded by the coding sequence ATGGACTATGAAGCAGAGATAAAGCGCCTCAAAACCGAAATGAATGCGGTGATTCTGGCGCATTACTATCAGGAAGATGATATTCAAGACATCGCCGATTTCATTGGCGATTCGCTTCAGCTTGCACAAGAAGCACAAAAAACCACGGCGGACGTGATTGTATTTTGTGGCGTAAAATTCATGGCAGAGGGCGCGAAAATCCTCAACCCCGACAAGCTGGTGTTGTTGCCAGATTTGAAAGCAGGCTGCTCGCTCGAGATTTCATGTCCACCAGACAGATTCGCAGCGTTCAAGGCCAAATACCCCGACCATATTGTTGTCACCTATATTAACTGCTCTGCTGAAATTAAAGCGCTGAGCGATATCATCGTGACATCCAGCAATGCTGAGAAAATCATCAATCAACTGCCGAAGGATCAGAAAATCATCTTCGCGCCAGATAAGTTCCTCGGCAGCTATCTCAATAAAAAAACAGGCCGCAACATGGTGCTGTGGGACGGAAGTTGCATGGTGCATGAGCGCTTTTCGGAGCGTGAGCTCATCAAGCTCAAGACTCATCACCCCAAAGCGCATGTGATTGCACACCCAGAGTGCCCTGAGGCATTGCTCAATCACGCCGATTTTATTGGCTCCACTTCGGCGCTACTCAAATTCACACAGGCGCGCATAGGCGAAGAATTTCTGGTGATGACCGAGGCGGGTATCATCCATCAAATGGAAAAGAACGCGCAGGGTAGTAAATTTTACCCCGTTCCCTCGGCGCTCGATGGTGGCGCGTGCGTGGCATGTAATACCTGTGAGTTTATGAAGATGAATACGATCGAAAAACTCTATGCCTGCATGCGCGATAAGTCGCCATCCCTCGAAATGACGGCGGCGCAAATTACGGCCGCGAAAAAGCCGTTATTAAGGATGTTGGAGATGAGTGTTTAA
- a CDS encoding L,D-transpeptidase family protein gives MQLLCDGKTLTADGRKTRAAVGRSGLTSHKREGDLATPIGRFALRACYYRPDRISPPPLTQLPLIALSPNDGWCDDPKHELYNKPVKLPFDASHEKLWRDDHAYDLIVPLGYNDDPIIAGNGSAIFWHLAQPDWRGTEGCVAIERDAMLEILRFCDQNSVMVIEP, from the coding sequence ATGCAGCTTTTATGCGATGGAAAAACACTAACGGCAGATGGGCGTAAAACCCGCGCTGCTGTTGGCCGTAGCGGGCTTACCAGCCATAAGCGGGAAGGGGATTTGGCTACCCCCATCGGGCGGTTTGCGCTGCGTGCCTGCTATTACCGACCCGACCGTATAAGCCCGCCACCCCTTACGCAGTTGCCGCTTATCGCGCTTTCGCCCAATGATGGCTGGTGCGATGATCCTAAGCACGAGCTTTACAATAAACCCGTAAAGCTGCCCTTTGATGCAAGCCATGAGAAACTCTGGCGCGACGACCATGCCTATGACCTCATCGTGCCCTTAGGCTATAATGACGACCCGATTATTGCAGGCAATGGCAGTGCGATTTTCTGGCATCTCGCGCAGCCCGACTGGCGCGGAACGGAAGGCTGCGTAGCCATCGAGCGTGACGCAATGTTGGAAATACTACGTTTCTGTGACCAAAACAGCGTGATGGTGATTGAACCTTAA
- the dxs gene encoding 1-deoxy-D-xylulose-5-phosphate synthase has product MNPKPLTPLLDRVQYPADTRGLSLDELKQLAKELRDEMVDAVAQTGGHLGAGLGVVELTVALHHVFNTPNDKIIWDVGHQAYPHKILTGRRDKIRTIRQGGGLSGFCKRDESEYDVFGAGHSSTSISAGLGMAVARDFAKQDHEIVCVIGDGAMSAGMAYEAMNNAGALGSRLIVILNDNDMSIAPPTGALSAYLSRLISSKSYRSLRHIGKMVASKFPEPLQRAAKSTEAHIRTYATGGTLFEALGFYYVGPVDGHNLDHLLPVLKNVRDEKKSGPVLIHVVTQKGYGYAPAEDSDDKYHGVTKFDVRTGTQMKAVANAPSYTSVYAKALIAEAEADDTVIGITAAMPSGTGIDAFSQKFPERTFDVGIAEQHAVTFAAGLAAEGYKPFATIYSTFLQRAYDQVVHDVAVQNLPVRFAIDRAGLVGADGETHAGSFDVAYLTALPNFVVMAASDEAELMHMVATCAAYNNGPSAVRYPRGEGTGVTLPARGTPLEIGKGRMIREGAKVALLNFGARLSECKKAADHLAQHGINITIADARFAKPLDEAMIQNLIKNHEWVITIEEGSQGGFGSHVLTTATNKGWLDSGKCKLRSLALPDMFQRQNAPVKQYDEAGLNATQLIATITELLGAKNVPLQIAA; this is encoded by the coding sequence ATGAACCCCAAACCACTTACACCCCTGCTCGACCGCGTGCAATACCCTGCTGATACGCGGGGGCTTTCGCTTGACGAATTAAAGCAGCTTGCCAAAGAACTGCGCGACGAAATGGTCGATGCCGTGGCACAAACAGGCGGCCATTTAGGTGCAGGCTTGGGTGTGGTGGAATTGACGGTGGCGCTTCATCACGTATTCAATACGCCAAACGACAAAATTATCTGGGATGTAGGGCATCAAGCCTATCCGCATAAAATTCTCACGGGGCGTCGTGATAAAATCCGCACCATTCGCCAAGGCGGTGGTTTGTCGGGTTTTTGTAAGCGCGATGAATCGGAATATGATGTGTTCGGCGCAGGCCACAGCTCTACCTCGATTTCTGCGGGGCTTGGCATGGCAGTGGCGCGCGACTTTGCAAAACAAGACCATGAAATCGTCTGCGTGATTGGTGATGGCGCCATGAGCGCTGGCATGGCCTATGAAGCAATGAATAATGCGGGCGCATTGGGTTCGCGTTTGATCGTGATTCTCAACGACAATGACATGTCGATTGCGCCACCAACTGGTGCGCTTAGTGCCTATCTGTCGCGCCTGATCTCATCGAAATCGTACCGCTCGCTGCGCCATATCGGCAAAATGGTGGCGAGCAAATTCCCTGAACCACTTCAGCGCGCCGCCAAATCGACCGAGGCGCACATCCGTACCTATGCAACGGGCGGCACGTTGTTTGAAGCACTAGGCTTTTATTATGTTGGGCCAGTGGATGGCCATAATCTTGACCATTTATTACCTGTGCTCAAAAACGTGCGCGACGAGAAAAAATCAGGCCCAGTGTTGATTCACGTAGTGACACAAAAGGGCTATGGATACGCGCCAGCCGAAGATTCCGATGATAAATATCATGGTGTCACGAAATTTGATGTTCGCACAGGAACGCAAATGAAAGCCGTGGCAAATGCGCCAAGCTATACCAGCGTTTATGCCAAAGCACTGATTGCCGAGGCCGAGGCGGATGACACCGTGATTGGCATCACCGCCGCTATGCCTTCCGGAACGGGCATTGATGCATTCAGCCAGAAATTCCCCGAACGTACGTTCGATGTGGGCATCGCTGAACAACATGCCGTGACCTTTGCGGCAGGCTTAGCCGCCGAAGGGTACAAGCCATTCGCCACGATTTATTCGACCTTCCTGCAACGCGCCTATGACCAAGTCGTGCATGATGTGGCCGTACAAAATCTGCCCGTGCGTTTCGCTATCGACCGCGCTGGCCTTGTGGGTGCAGACGGTGAAACCCATGCGGGTTCGTTCGACGTTGCCTATCTCACTGCCCTGCCAAATTTTGTGGTGATGGCAGCGAGTGATGAGGCGGAATTGATGCATATGGTCGCCACCTGCGCGGCGTATAATAATGGCCCAAGTGCCGTGCGTTACCCGCGTGGCGAAGGCACAGGCGTTACCCTGCCCGCACGTGGTACACCGCTTGAAATCGGCAAGGGACGCATGATTCGCGAAGGTGCGAAGGTCGCCCTACTCAACTTTGGGGCACGACTAAGTGAATGCAAAAAAGCTGCCGACCATCTCGCGCAGCATGGCATCAACATCACGATTGCGGATGCGCGTTTTGCTAAACCGCTCGACGAAGCGATGATTCAGAATCTCATTAAAAATCACGAATGGGTGATTACGATTGAAGAAGGTTCGCAAGGTGGTTTCGGTTCGCATGTGCTCACCACGGCAACCAACAAAGGCTGGCTGGATAGTGGTAAATGCAAGCTACGCAGCTTGGCACTGCCTGATATGTTCCAACGCCAGAACGCACCCGTGAAGCAATATGATGAAGCTGGGTTAAATGCCACGCAATTGATTGCGACGATTACCGAGCTGCTCGGCGCGAAGAACGTGCCACTTCAGATAGCAGCCTAA
- the argF gene encoding ornithine carbamoyltransferase, which translates to MRHFLDWRSLSAAELNALLAEAKRRKSVRGNEERNLRGKSLAMIFEKNSTRTRVSFETAMNELGGHALILQKDDLQLGRGETVADTARVLSRYVHAIMLRAHGHNTIMELAQYATVPVINGLTNLLHPCQLLADVMTVEERLGSISGKTIAWVGDGNNMANSWITAADKLGFTLKLACPKTLQPSAEILADAKKNDAKIMLVNKPEEAVEGADVVVTDTWISMGDDDTLTRRQAFEGYQINDAMMARARKDAIFLHCLPAHRGEEVTDSVLDGPQSAVWDEAENRLHVQKAVLLWCFEEI; encoded by the coding sequence ATGCGTCATTTTCTGGATTGGCGGTCACTCAGTGCCGCAGAACTCAATGCACTGCTTGCTGAAGCCAAGCGTCGTAAATCCGTGCGCGGCAATGAAGAGCGCAATCTGCGCGGCAAATCCCTCGCCATGATTTTTGAGAAAAACTCGACGCGCACGCGTGTTTCTTTCGAAACAGCCATGAACGAGCTAGGCGGGCACGCACTGATTTTGCAAAAGGATGATTTGCAGTTGGGCAGGGGCGAAACCGTTGCCGATACAGCGCGCGTTCTCTCACGCTATGTGCATGCGATTATGCTGCGTGCCCATGGCCACAACACCATCATGGAGTTGGCGCAATACGCAACCGTGCCCGTGATTAATGGCCTCACCAATCTGCTGCACCCCTGCCAATTACTGGCGGATGTGATGACGGTCGAAGAGCGCCTCGGCAGTATTTCAGGCAAAACGATTGCATGGGTGGGCGACGGCAACAATATGGCCAATAGCTGGATAACCGCCGCCGATAAATTGGGCTTCACGCTGAAACTTGCTTGCCCAAAAACCCTGCAGCCAAGCGCAGAGATTTTGGCAGATGCTAAAAAGAATGACGCGAAAATCATGTTGGTCAATAAGCCCGAAGAGGCCGTCGAAGGCGCAGACGTAGTCGTCACCGACACGTGGATCTCCATGGGCGACGATGACACGCTCACTCGCCGTCAAGCGTTCGAAGGCTACCAAATCAATGACGCAATGATGGCGCGTGCAAGAAAAGACGCAATCTTCCTGCATTGCTTGCCTGCGCACCGTGGTGAGGAAGTGACTGACAGCGTTCTCGATGGCCCGCAGAGTGCCGTGTGGGACGAAGCCGAAAACCGCCTGCACGTACAGAAGGCAGTATTGCTTTGGTGCTTCGAAGAGATTTAG